One Cyclopterus lumpus isolate fCycLum1 chromosome 7, fCycLum1.pri, whole genome shotgun sequence DNA window includes the following coding sequences:
- the tlr9 gene encoding toll-like receptor 9 has product MAIFKNVLILCQLLPLVRTINTIFFPCDTDWNTTTVDCSDRPLKCVPFIKSTTVVSLNLSQTKIHEVGQDALSGVPNLHTLKIMGNCQPDRLEALEDRSCQMEIHYYAFKSLLKLQCLYLSGNSLTSVPWLPESLRFLDLQNNRIINIDNPLNTPHLEELLLTKNCFYANPCNQSLSISERVFRGLPKLKNFTLGYNNFTAVPKGLPPSLESLDLRENTITEVLERAFANLTLLRYLNLEWNCQRCDHAARPCFPCPQNLPLRLNPYSFYAKNSSITFLSLRGNSLKTLPEGLFWPLKNLKGLDLSDNLLAYVIRNGTFFAELKGLTWISLIYNYEPLKTFQELILSPHIGNMSDLQCLLLSGNFFHKLSNESLNVVSKLQTLTKLELRMNFINTCNLTSLKQLPFLIDIDLSQNMLNFSPCCSSFSSEIVEQESCQNQKLYTQNFPDPALRLIDRKATSGSDTWESNHSNRLELLEDNVFQSLLDFKHIFCRGKLLFDLSQNDILSINRKVFLGMENAVCLDLSFNYMSQALKSGQFESMKKLVVLILSYNRLDFYYKDVFSELKTTLKVLDVSNNEFHFNMKGMGHRLEFLQHLTNLEVLSLANNGIGMRIDQRLISSSLKYLYFYGNHLDIMWDSENNKYTNFFQNLTHLTYLDISNNDLRSVSPEVLCNLPGSIETLSVSINFLNYFPWQNISVLTNLCHLNLSQNSLLYLPHKVIEFGVNFSLLDLSHNRLSQIPEDFFSMAKSLHYLYLSHNQIKVLNHQFLPAPFKNSSALQKLTLHANPFKCDCDTSWFADFLRTTPVQIPYLTTHVHCDYPESQQSKSVLSMDQRSCQDIYGSLAFVVCSFFAVAFTVLPLLKHLYGWDLWYCLQVLWAEHKGYSQLAGSDLHYHYDAFVVFDTQNQAVRDWVYNELTVNLEKSGPRRFGLCLEERDWIPGLSCIENLHNAVHCSVKTVFVLSSGVTGGETVNGVIRQAFFMVQQRLLDEKVDVAMLVLLDETFPKLKYLQLRKRLCKKSVLSWPRNPRSQPLFWNRMRMSLSSDNLKFYDNNMSESFI; this is encoded by the exons ATG gCTATTTTCAAAAATGTCCTCATCCTTTGTCAGCTTCTTCCATTAGTGAGGACCATAAATACCATATTTTTCCCATGTGACACTGATTGGAATACCACCACAGTAGACTGCTCTGACAGACCACTCAAGTGTGTCCCCTTCATCAAGTCTACTACTGTGGTGTCCCTCAATTTAAGTCAGACTAAGATACATGAAGTGGGGCAGGATGCTTTGTCGGGGGTCCCAAACCTTCACACTCTGAAAATAATGGGGAATTGTCAACCAGACCGCCTGGAAGCTCTGGAGGACCGCTCATGCCAAATGGAGATCCACTATTATGCATTCAAGAGCCTATTGAAGCTTCAATGTCTGTATCTGTCAGGAAACAGCCTCACCTCTGTTCCCTGGTTACCTGAAAGCTTGAGGTTTCTTGACCTGCAGAATAATCGCATCATCAACATTGACAACCCTTTAAATACTCCACATCTCGAAGAGCTCCTCCTCACCAAGAACTGCTTTTATGCAAACCCTTGCAATCAGTCCTTAAGCATCAGCGAGAGGGTTTTCAGAGGGCTCCCAAAACTCAAAAACTTTACTTTAGGGTATAATAATTTCACAGCTGTCCCAAAAGGGCTGCCACCCTCACTGGAGAGTCTGGATTTAAGGGAGAATACAATCACAGAGGTCTTAGAAAGAGCATTTGCCAACCTGACTCTCCTTAGGTATTTGAATTTGGAGTGGAACTGCCAGCGATGTGACCATGCAGCCAGACCCTGCTTTCCTTGCCCACAAAATCTCCCTCTACGCCTAAACCCATACTCCTTCTATGCTAAGAACAGCTCCATCACCTTCCTCAGTTTGAGAGGAAACTCTCTGAAAACCTTGCCAGAGGGTCTTTTCTGGCCTTTGAAGAATTTAAAGGGATTGGATCTCTCTGACAACCTCCTGGCATATGTTATACGTAATGGCACCTTCTTTGCAGAGCTGAAGGGTCTCACTTGGATTAGCCTTATCTATAACTATGAACCACTGAAGACATTTCAGGAACTGATCCTCTCCCCACATATTGGCAATATGTCTGATCTGCAATGTCTTCTTCTGAGTGGTAACTTTTTCCACAAGCTTTCAAATGAGAGTCTTAATGTTGTGTCTAAACTACAAACTCTAACAAAACTAGAACTAAGAATGAACTTTATCAATACTTGTAACTTGACATCTCTGAAGCAGTTACCATTTCTGATCGATATTGACCTCTCCCAAAACATGCTTAATTTCAGTCCCTGCTGCTCGAGTTTCTCCTCTGAGATTGTGGAACAAGAAAGCTGTCAGAACCAGAAATTGTACACACAGAATTTTCCTGACCCAGCCCTTAGACTAATAGATCGAAAAGCCACATCTGGAAGTGATACCTGGGAATCCAACCATTCAAACAGGCTGGAATTGTTAGAGGACAATGTGTTCCAATCTCTATTAGactttaaacacattttctgcCGTGGTAAACTGCTGTTTGACCTGTCTCAAAATGACATTCTGTCTATTAACAGAAAGGTGTTTTTGGGGATGGAAAATGCTGTTTGTTTAGACCTTTCCTTCAATTACATGAGCCAGGCATTAAAGAGTGGGCAATTTGAAAGCATGAAAAAATTAGTTGTTCTCATCTTGTCATACAATAGACTTGATTTTTACTATAAAGATGTTTTCAGTGAGCTTAAAACCACACTGAAAGTATTAGACGTCAGTAACAATGAATTTCACTTCAACATGAAGGGCATGGGTCATCGTTTGGAGTTCCTTCAACATTTGACAAACTTGGAAGTTTTAAGTCTGGCAAACAATGGCATTGGGATGCGAATAGATCAGAGGCTTATTAGCAGCTCTTTGAAGTACCTCTACTTCTATGGAAATCACCTTGACATTATGTGGGAttctgaaaacaacaaatacactaATTTCTTTCAAAACCTTACACACCTCACCTACCTTGACATCTCTAACAATGATCTGAGGTCAGTCTCCCCAGAAGTGCTGTGTAACCTCCCAGGAAGCATAGAGACTCTTAGCGTCAGCATCAATTTTCTGAACTATTTCCCGTGGCAAAACATCTCGGTACTCACCAATTTATGTCATTTGAATCTTAGTCAAAACTCCCTGTTGTATTTGCCTCATAAAGTCATAGAATTTGGAGTTAATTTTTCTCTTTTAGACCTAAGTCACAATCGCCTCAGTCAGATTCCTGAGGATTTCTTCAGTATGGCAAAATCCTTGCACTACCTGTATCTCAGCCACAATCAGATCAAAGTGTTGAACCACCAGTTTCTCCCTGCCCCCTTTAAAAATAGTAGTGCCCTCCAGAAACTCACCCTGCATGCCAATCCCtttaaatgtgactgtgatACATCTTGGTTTGCGGACTTCTTGCGTACAACTCCGGTACAGATTCCATATCTCACCACACATGTACACTGTGATTACCCAGAGTCCCAGCAGAGCAAGAGTGTACTCTCTATGGACCAGCGTTCCTGCCAGGACATATATGGTAGCTTAGCCTTCGTCGTCTGTTCCTTCTTTGCTGTGGCGTTCACTGTTCTGCCCCTACTGAAGCATCTCTATGGCTGGGATCTGTGGTATTGCTTACAGGTACTCTGGGCGGAACATAAAGGCTACTCCCAGCTTGCTGGTAGTGATTTGCATTATCACTACGACGCCTTTGTGGTGTTTGACACCCAGAACCAAGCTGTGAGGGATTGGGTCTACAATGAGTTAACTGTCAATCTGGAGAAATCAGGTCCCAGGAGGTTTGGGCTCTGTTTGGAGGAGAGGGACTGGATTCCTGGGCTTTCATGTATTGAAAATCTACATAATGCTGTCCACTGCAGTGTGAAGACAGTGTTTGTGCTGTCCAGTGGTGTCACTGGTGGTGAAACAGTGAATGGTGTGATCCGCCAGGCATTCTTCATGGTCCAGCAGCGGCTTCTGGACGAGAAG GTGGATGTAGCCATGCTGGTTCTGTTGGATGAGACGTTTCCCAAACTGAAGTACCTTCAGCTGAGAAAACGGTTGTGCAAAAAGTCTGTGTTGTCCTGGCCGAGAAACCCAAGGTCTCAACCCCTTTTCTGGAACCGAATGCGAATGTCGTTGTCCTCAGATAACCTGAAATTCTATGACAACAATATGAGTGAAAGTTTTATATGA